A region from the Mustela erminea isolate mMusErm1 chromosome 2, mMusErm1.Pri, whole genome shotgun sequence genome encodes:
- the LOC116585183 gene encoding cytochrome c oxidase assembly protein COX18, mitochondrial isoform X5: MLFRPGGRWLRPLAVLPLGARDPPLVRASAGGIRRSAPPVWAAAASVSAVASGGPGSWYEALAASAPVQGTEEVLLGVHSATGLPWWACIGLTTAALRGAVTLPLAAYQHYILAKVENLQPEIKSIARHLNQEVAVRANQLRWSKRVARLTYLKNMRRLVSELYVRDNCHPFKATVLVWIQFPMWIFMSVALRNFSTGATHSEAGFSVQEQLAADGILWFPDLTALDSTWILPISVGIINLLIVEIFALQKIGMSRFQTYVTYFVRAVSLLMIPVAATVPSKTPGTQNMRPSLTSLSSPRPEAFW, from the exons ATGCTGTTCCGGCCGGGCGGTAGGTGGCTGCGGCCGCTGGCCGTACTGCCGCTGGGGGCCCGGGACCCGCCGCTGGTGCGGGCCTCCGCGGGCGGCATTCGGCGCTCTGCTCCGCCGGTGTGGGCGGCGGCGGCGTCCGTCTCTGCGGTCGCCTCTGGCGGCCCCGGCAGCTGGTACGAGGCGCTAGCCGCGTCGGCGCCGGTGCAGGGCACGGAGGAGGTGCTGCTCGGCGTGCACTCCGCCACGGGTCTGCCCTGGTGGGCCTGCATCGGTCTCACCACGGCGGCCCTCCGCGGCGCCGTCACGCTACCCCTGGCCGCCTACCAACACTACATCCTGGCCAAG GTGGAAAATTTACAgccagaaataaaaagcattgcAAGGCATCTTAACCAAGAAGTTGCGGTTCGTGCAAATCAGTTGAGATGGTCCAAAAGAGTTGCCAG GCTCACTTATCTAAAGAATATGCGGAGGCTTGTTTCAGAACTGTATGTTCGGGATAACTGCCACCCGTTCAAAGCCACCGTATTGGTCTGGATTCAGTTTCCAATGTGGATCTTCATGTCTGTTGCTCTGCGGAATTTTAGCACCGGGGCCACACATTCAGAAG CAGGTTTTTCTGTTCAGGAACAGTTAGCTGCTGATGGAATCCTGTGGTTTCCTGATCTCACTGCACTGGATTCTACTTGGATTCTGCCTATTTCTGTTGGTATCATCAATTTATTAATAGTGGAG ATTTTTGCTCTGCAAAAAATAGGAATGTCTCGTTTTCAGACATATGTTACGTACTTCGTTCGTGCGGTATCGTTGTTGATGATTCCAGTTGCCGCGACAGTACCTTCG aaaactCCTGGGACTCAGAACATGAGGCCTTCATTGACGAGCCTCTCTTCCCCCCGCCCTGAGGCTTTCTGGTAA
- the LOC116585183 gene encoding cytochrome c oxidase assembly protein COX18, mitochondrial isoform X3, whose amino-acid sequence MLFRPGGRWLRPLAVLPLGARDPPLVRASAGGIRRSAPPVWAAAASVSAVASGGPGSWYEALAASAPVQGTEEVLLGVHSATGLPWWACIGLTTAALRGAVTLPLAAYQHYILAKVENLQPEIKSIARHLNQEVAVRANQLRWSKRVARLTYLKNMRRLVSELYVRDNCHPFKATVLVWIQFPMWIFMSVALRNFSTGATHSEAGFSVQEQLAADGILWFPDLTALDSTWILPISVGIINLLIVEIFALQKIGMSRFQTYVTYFVRAVSLLMIPVAATVPSSIVLYWLCSSLLGLSQNLLLRSPTFRRLCRIPVTKSDSDTPYKDLLAAFYTKFISRK is encoded by the exons ATGCTGTTCCGGCCGGGCGGTAGGTGGCTGCGGCCGCTGGCCGTACTGCCGCTGGGGGCCCGGGACCCGCCGCTGGTGCGGGCCTCCGCGGGCGGCATTCGGCGCTCTGCTCCGCCGGTGTGGGCGGCGGCGGCGTCCGTCTCTGCGGTCGCCTCTGGCGGCCCCGGCAGCTGGTACGAGGCGCTAGCCGCGTCGGCGCCGGTGCAGGGCACGGAGGAGGTGCTGCTCGGCGTGCACTCCGCCACGGGTCTGCCCTGGTGGGCCTGCATCGGTCTCACCACGGCGGCCCTCCGCGGCGCCGTCACGCTACCCCTGGCCGCCTACCAACACTACATCCTGGCCAAG GTGGAAAATTTACAgccagaaataaaaagcattgcAAGGCATCTTAACCAAGAAGTTGCGGTTCGTGCAAATCAGTTGAGATGGTCCAAAAGAGTTGCCAG GCTCACTTATCTAAAGAATATGCGGAGGCTTGTTTCAGAACTGTATGTTCGGGATAACTGCCACCCGTTCAAAGCCACCGTATTGGTCTGGATTCAGTTTCCAATGTGGATCTTCATGTCTGTTGCTCTGCGGAATTTTAGCACCGGGGCCACACATTCAGAAG CAGGTTTTTCTGTTCAGGAACAGTTAGCTGCTGATGGAATCCTGTGGTTTCCTGATCTCACTGCACTGGATTCTACTTGGATTCTGCCTATTTCTGTTGGTATCATCAATTTATTAATAGTGGAG ATTTTTGCTCTGCAAAAAATAGGAATGTCTCGTTTTCAGACATATGTTACGTACTTCGTTCGTGCGGTATCGTTGTTGATGATTCCAGTTGCCGCGACAGTACCTTCG TCGATCGTGCTGTACTGGCTCTGCTCCAGCCTCCTGGGCCTTTCACAGAACTTGCTGCTGCGCTCTCCCACGTTTCGTCGCCTTTGCCGGATACCGGTGACCAAGTCCGATTCAGACACCCCTTATAAGGACCTCTTGGCTGCCTTTTACACCAAGTTCATTTCAAGAAAATGA
- the LOC116585183 gene encoding cytochrome c oxidase assembly protein COX18, mitochondrial isoform X4, whose translation MLFRPGGRWLRPLAVLPLGARDPPLVRASAGGIRRSAPPVWAAAASVSAVASGGPGSWYEALAASAPVQGTEEVLLGVHSATGLPWWACIGLTTAALRGAVTLPLAAYQHYILAKVENLQPEIKSIARHLNQEVAVRANQLRWSKRVARLTYLKNMRRLVSELYVRDNCHPFKATVLVWIQFPMWIFMSVALRNFSTGATHSEGFSVQEQLAADGILWFPDLTALDSTWILPISVGIINLLIVEIFALQKIGMSRFQTYVTYFVRAVSLLMIPVAATVPSSIVLYWLCSSLLGLSQNLLLRSPTFRRLCRIPVTKSDSDTPYKDLLAAFYTKFISRK comes from the exons ATGCTGTTCCGGCCGGGCGGTAGGTGGCTGCGGCCGCTGGCCGTACTGCCGCTGGGGGCCCGGGACCCGCCGCTGGTGCGGGCCTCCGCGGGCGGCATTCGGCGCTCTGCTCCGCCGGTGTGGGCGGCGGCGGCGTCCGTCTCTGCGGTCGCCTCTGGCGGCCCCGGCAGCTGGTACGAGGCGCTAGCCGCGTCGGCGCCGGTGCAGGGCACGGAGGAGGTGCTGCTCGGCGTGCACTCCGCCACGGGTCTGCCCTGGTGGGCCTGCATCGGTCTCACCACGGCGGCCCTCCGCGGCGCCGTCACGCTACCCCTGGCCGCCTACCAACACTACATCCTGGCCAAG GTGGAAAATTTACAgccagaaataaaaagcattgcAAGGCATCTTAACCAAGAAGTTGCGGTTCGTGCAAATCAGTTGAGATGGTCCAAAAGAGTTGCCAG GCTCACTTATCTAAAGAATATGCGGAGGCTTGTTTCAGAACTGTATGTTCGGGATAACTGCCACCCGTTCAAAGCCACCGTATTGGTCTGGATTCAGTTTCCAATGTGGATCTTCATGTCTGTTGCTCTGCGGAATTTTAGCACCGGGGCCACACATTCAGAAG GTTTTTCTGTTCAGGAACAGTTAGCTGCTGATGGAATCCTGTGGTTTCCTGATCTCACTGCACTGGATTCTACTTGGATTCTGCCTATTTCTGTTGGTATCATCAATTTATTAATAGTGGAG ATTTTTGCTCTGCAAAAAATAGGAATGTCTCGTTTTCAGACATATGTTACGTACTTCGTTCGTGCGGTATCGTTGTTGATGATTCCAGTTGCCGCGACAGTACCTTCG TCGATCGTGCTGTACTGGCTCTGCTCCAGCCTCCTGGGCCTTTCACAGAACTTGCTGCTGCGCTCTCCCACGTTTCGTCGCCTTTGCCGGATACCGGTGACCAAGTCCGATTCAGACACCCCTTATAAGGACCTCTTGGCTGCCTTTTACACCAAGTTCATTTCAAGAAAATGA